The following proteins are co-located in the Labrys monachus genome:
- the ntrX gene encoding nitrogen assimilation response regulator NtrX: protein MATDILIVDDEADIRELVAGILEDEGHGARTARDSDDALGAIAQRRPQLIFLDIWMQGSRLDGLQLLEVLKAEHPEVPVVMISGHGNIETAVAAIKMGAYDFIEKPFKADRLVLVADRALETWRLRREVNQLRQISGSATKMIGRSSAINQLKMVIEKTAPTNSRVLIAGPPGSGKELTARSIHQASARAKGPFVVLNSASIVPETMEIELFGVEGGEGRTRKIGAFEEAHGGTLFFDEIADLPRETQNKILRVLIDQSFSRVGGATKVHVDVRIITSTSRDLTEEVADGRFREDLLHRLSVVPIRVPGLSERREDIPELVDYFQGQIAQATGLPRRVVGPDAMAVLQSHEWPGNVRQLRNNIERLMILVGGDPNATITAEMLPPEIGALMPTRPNGQGGEQLMGLQLRDARELFEREYLIAQINRFGGNISRTAEFVGMERSALHRKLKSLGVGA, encoded by the coding sequence ATGGCGACCGACATTCTGATCGTTGACGACGAGGCCGATATCCGTGAGCTCGTCGCCGGCATCCTCGAAGATGAGGGACACGGCGCCCGCACGGCCCGCGATTCGGACGACGCTCTGGGGGCCATCGCCCAACGGCGCCCGCAGCTGATCTTCCTGGACATCTGGATGCAGGGATCGCGCCTCGACGGGCTGCAATTGCTGGAAGTGCTCAAGGCCGAGCATCCCGAAGTTCCGGTGGTGATGATTTCGGGGCACGGCAATATCGAGACCGCCGTGGCGGCGATCAAGATGGGCGCCTACGACTTCATCGAGAAGCCCTTCAAGGCGGATCGCCTGGTGCTGGTGGCCGACCGCGCCCTCGAGACCTGGCGCCTGCGCCGCGAGGTGAACCAGCTTCGGCAGATATCCGGCAGCGCCACCAAGATGATCGGGCGCTCTTCGGCGATCAACCAGCTCAAGATGGTGATCGAGAAGACGGCGCCGACCAACAGCCGCGTGCTCATCGCCGGGCCGCCCGGGTCCGGCAAGGAGCTGACCGCCCGCAGCATCCACCAGGCTTCGGCCCGGGCGAAGGGACCGTTCGTGGTGCTGAACTCGGCCTCGATCGTGCCGGAGACCATGGAGATCGAGCTTTTCGGGGTCGAGGGCGGGGAAGGGCGCACGCGCAAGATCGGGGCTTTCGAGGAGGCCCATGGCGGCACGCTCTTCTTCGACGAGATCGCCGACCTCCCGCGCGAGACGCAGAACAAGATCCTGCGGGTGCTGATCGACCAGAGCTTCAGCCGCGTCGGCGGCGCCACCAAGGTCCATGTCGATGTGCGCATCATCACCTCGACCTCCCGGGACCTGACCGAGGAAGTGGCCGACGGGCGGTTCCGCGAGGATCTCCTGCACCGCCTCTCGGTGGTGCCGATCCGCGTGCCCGGCCTGTCGGAACGGCGCGAGGACATTCCGGAGCTGGTGGACTATTTCCAGGGCCAGATCGCCCAGGCGACCGGCCTGCCGCGCCGCGTTGTGGGTCCCGACGCGATGGCGGTGCTGCAATCGCATGAATGGCCCGGCAATGTGCGCCAGCTGCGCAACAACATCGAGCGGCTGATGATCCTGGTGGGCGGCGACCCGAACGCCACCATCACCGCCGAGATGCTGCCGCCGGAGATCGGCGCGCTGATGCCGACCCGGCCCAACGGGCAGGGGGGCGAGCAGCTGATGGGCCTGCAACTGCGCGATGCGCGCGAATTGTTCGAGCGGGAATATCTGATCGCGCAGATCAATCGCTTCGGCGGCAACATCTCCCGTACGGCCGAGTTCGTGGGCATGGAGCGCTCGGCCCTCCACCGCAAGCTCAAATCCCTCGGCGTCGGTGCGTAG
- the ntrC gene encoding nitrogen regulation protein NR(I), giving the protein MQAGSILVADDDAAIRTVLNQALSRAGYEVRSTGNATTLWRWVSQGEGDLVITDVVMPDENAFDMLPRIRKLRPELPVVVMSAQNTLMTAIRASEKGAYDYLPKPFDLKELIAIVGRALSEPKGKPPSRSTDEAEAMPLVGRSAAMQEIYRVLARLMQTDLTVMISGESGTGKELVAKALHDYGKRRNGAFVAINMAAIPRDLIESELFGHEKGAFTGANARSVGRFEQAEGGTLFLDEIGDMPMEAQTRLLRVLQQGEYTTVGGRTPIKTDVRIVAATNKDLRVLIQQGLFREDLFFRLNVVPLRLPPLRERAEDVPDLARHFFKLVEREGLPPKHLDASAVERLKRHRWPGNVRELENLIRRLSALYPQETLTSAIIEQELATSETMPLESESPADETLSASVERHMTRYFGKFGEDLPPPGLYHRILRDIEEPLIGAALAATRGNQIKAAELLGVNRNTLRKKIRDLDIQVIRSIR; this is encoded by the coding sequence ATGCAGGCAGGCAGTATTCTTGTTGCCGATGACGATGCAGCCATCCGTACGGTGCTGAATCAGGCCCTGTCGCGCGCGGGCTATGAGGTCCGCTCCACCGGCAATGCGACGACGCTGTGGCGCTGGGTCAGCCAGGGCGAAGGCGATCTCGTCATCACGGACGTGGTGATGCCGGACGAAAACGCCTTCGACATGCTGCCCCGCATCCGCAAATTGCGGCCGGAGCTGCCGGTCGTCGTGATGAGCGCGCAGAACACGCTGATGACGGCGATCCGGGCCTCCGAGAAGGGCGCCTACGACTATCTGCCCAAGCCGTTCGACCTCAAGGAACTCATCGCCATCGTCGGCCGGGCGCTCAGCGAGCCGAAGGGCAAGCCGCCGTCGCGCTCGACGGACGAAGCCGAGGCGATGCCGCTGGTCGGCCGCTCGGCGGCCATGCAGGAGATCTACCGCGTCCTCGCGCGCCTCATGCAGACCGACCTGACGGTGATGATCTCCGGCGAATCGGGCACCGGCAAGGAACTCGTCGCCAAGGCACTGCACGATTACGGCAAGCGCCGCAACGGCGCCTTCGTCGCCATCAACATGGCGGCGATCCCGCGCGACCTGATCGAGTCGGAGCTGTTCGGCCACGAGAAGGGCGCCTTCACCGGGGCCAATGCCCGCTCCGTGGGGCGGTTCGAGCAGGCCGAGGGCGGCACGCTCTTCCTCGACGAGATCGGCGACATGCCGATGGAGGCGCAGACGCGTCTCCTGCGCGTCCTGCAGCAGGGCGAGTACACCACCGTCGGCGGCCGCACGCCGATCAAGACCGACGTGCGCATCGTCGCCGCCACCAACAAGGACCTGCGCGTCCTCATCCAGCAGGGCCTCTTCCGCGAGGATCTGTTCTTCCGCCTCAACGTGGTGCCGCTGCGCCTGCCGCCCTTGCGGGAGCGCGCCGAGGACGTGCCGGACCTCGCCCGCCACTTCTTCAAGCTCGTGGAACGTGAAGGGCTGCCGCCCAAGCATCTCGATGCATCGGCGGTCGAGCGCCTCAAGCGCCACCGCTGGCCCGGCAATGTGCGCGAACTCGAAAACCTGATTCGCCGGCTGTCCGCGCTCTATCCCCAGGAGACGCTGACGTCCGCGATCATCGAGCAGGAGCTGGCGACCTCGGAAACGATGCCGCTGGAATCGGAAAGCCCTGCCGACGAAACCCTCTCGGCATCGGTCGAGCGGCACATGACCCGCTATTTCGGCAAGTTCGGCGAGGATCTGCCCCCGCCCGGCCTCTATCACCGCATCCTGCGCGACATCGAGGAACCGCTGATCGGTGCGGCGCTGGCGGCCACGCGCGGCAACCAGATCAAGGCTGCGGAGCTTCTCGGCGTCAATCGCAATACGCTGCGCAAGAAGATCCGGGACCTCGATATCCAGGTGATCCGCTCCATTCGCTGA
- a CDS encoding two-component system sensor histidine kinase NtrB → MTALPSNMPNHEAVLNALPHAILSVDGQGRVVDANIAAEAFFDISAPMMRRNFLRDLLPFGSPLLALIDQVRIRNAPVNEYRVDLGSPRLGSERPVDIQVAPMQDQSGGVVIMLQERTIADKMDRQLTHRGAARSVTALAAMLAHEIKNPLSGIRGAAQLLEQSVDDPDRALTQLICDEADRIVKLVDRMEVFSDERPVARSPVNIHVVLEHVKKLAQSGFARKIKFVEDYDPSLPPVHANKDQLIQVILNLVKNAAEAIDGAPDGDIVMTTGFKPGVRLSVPGSSARVSLPIEVCIKDNGPGVAPDLVPYLFDPFVTTKTSGTGLGLALVAKIVGDHGGIVECESQNRRTVFRILLPMYRSERSA, encoded by the coding sequence ATGACGGCCTTGCCCTCGAATATGCCCAATCACGAAGCGGTGCTCAACGCGCTGCCGCATGCAATCCTGTCCGTGGACGGGCAGGGCCGCGTCGTCGACGCCAATATCGCGGCCGAAGCCTTCTTCGACATCAGCGCCCCGATGATGCGGCGCAATTTCCTGCGCGACCTCCTGCCCTTCGGCTCGCCCCTGCTTGCCCTGATCGACCAGGTTCGCATCCGCAACGCGCCGGTCAACGAATATCGCGTCGATCTCGGCTCCCCCCGGCTCGGCAGCGAACGGCCGGTCGACATCCAGGTCGCACCGATGCAGGACCAGTCCGGCGGCGTCGTGATCATGCTGCAGGAGCGCACCATCGCCGACAAGATGGACCGCCAGCTGACGCATCGCGGCGCGGCCCGCTCGGTCACCGCGCTGGCGGCGATGCTGGCGCACGAGATCAAGAATCCGCTGTCGGGCATTCGCGGCGCGGCGCAGCTGCTCGAACAGTCCGTCGACGATCCCGATCGCGCGCTGACGCAGCTCATCTGCGACGAGGCCGACCGCATCGTCAAGCTGGTGGACCGCATGGAAGTCTTCTCCGACGAGCGGCCCGTCGCGCGCAGCCCGGTCAACATCCATGTCGTGCTCGAGCACGTGAAGAAGCTCGCCCAGTCCGGCTTCGCCCGCAAGATCAAGTTCGTCGAGGATTACGACCCCTCCCTGCCGCCCGTCCATGCCAACAAGGATCAGCTGATCCAGGTGATCCTCAACCTCGTCAAGAACGCCGCCGAGGCGATCGACGGCGCCCCGGACGGCGACATCGTGATGACGACGGGGTTCAAGCCCGGCGTCCGCCTGTCGGTGCCGGGATCCTCGGCCCGCGTCAGCCTGCCGATCGAGGTCTGCATCAAGGACAACGGGCCGGGGGTCGCCCCGGACCTCGTGCCCTATCTGTTCGACCCCTTCGTCACCACCAAGACCAGCGGCACCGGTCTCGGCCTTGCCCTGGTGGCGAAGATCGTCGGCGATCATGGCGGCATCGTCGAATGCGAGAGCCAGAACCGGCGTACCGTCTTCCGTATCCTTCTCCCGATGTATCGCTCCGAGCGCAGCGCATAG
- a CDS encoding sensor histidine kinase NtrY-like — MAIVERASAALSQPAPMPARRLGLLGFGLVILSVASAIGTFLVLVDVEPIASLLRNWVAQARFVLKLDPAPLPAASDTAYSNAIDALFVVNASFIVALLVLLAVEVGSLIAARRRGQAGAALHMRVIGLFSIVSAMPVILLATVAIISLDRGLDNLFSTRVHDIVTNSVKVAQTYVDEQGILMRGEALAMAADLNRIEPIYVTDPGKFQQYLKAMATYRGLPGVMLLTHDGRITDRSDILVAPNFPLPPPPAIASADRQDAVFIEPGSRDVMGIVVKLTAYDNRYLFYIRPFDKQVSGYLRTTEESAARFQDLEATRFPTQVNFALLYAIIALNMLLAAIWIGLSFANRLVDPIRRLIAAADQVGSGNLYVRVPVAPGSGDLGKLGDTFNNMTDTLRTQRNELLGANDLLDSRRRFIEAVLSGVSTGVIGIDEEGRITVVNPLAARWIGSRQSPLGRPLAELMPELAVFLHDAMAVRSRLVQGQITLNREGRERNITVRVTSEQSNMREHGYVVTLDDITELVVAQRSSAWADVARRIAHEIKNPLTPIQLSAERIRRKYGKVIVEDREVFDQCTNTIVRQVDDIKRMVDEFSSFARMPKPSIEREDFGEMVRQVVFMMRIGYPDIAFTFEPPQEPILARFDRRLLSQAVTNIVKNATEAITGLPEALREPGQITVSVVRDGTNVAVQVIDNGIGLPKENRQKLLEPYVTTREKGTGLGLAIVGKIMEEHGGGIELLDAPSVASGGHGAMMRLWLPTDDDSSVAA; from the coding sequence ATGGCAATCGTCGAACGAGCCAGTGCTGCCTTGTCTCAGCCCGCTCCCATGCCCGCTCGGCGGTTGGGCCTGCTCGGCTTTGGCCTCGTGATCCTGTCGGTCGCCTCGGCCATCGGCACGTTTCTCGTGCTCGTCGACGTCGAGCCGATCGCCTCCCTTCTCCGGAACTGGGTGGCGCAGGCCCGCTTTGTCCTGAAGCTGGACCCGGCGCCGCTGCCGGCGGCGAGCGATACCGCCTACAGCAACGCCATCGATGCGCTGTTCGTCGTCAACGCCTCCTTCATCGTCGCTCTCCTCGTGCTGCTCGCGGTCGAGGTAGGCAGCCTGATCGCCGCGCGCCGCCGCGGCCAGGCCGGCGCCGCCCTCCACATGCGGGTGATCGGCCTGTTCTCGATCGTCTCGGCCATGCCGGTGATCCTGCTGGCGACGGTCGCGATCATCTCGCTCGACCGCGGCCTCGACAATCTCTTCTCGACCCGCGTGCACGACATCGTCACCAATTCGGTGAAGGTGGCCCAGACCTATGTCGACGAGCAGGGCATCCTGATGCGGGGCGAGGCGCTGGCCATGGCAGCCGACCTCAACCGCATCGAGCCGATCTACGTCACCGATCCCGGCAAGTTCCAGCAATATCTCAAGGCGATGGCGACCTATCGCGGCCTGCCGGGCGTGATGCTGCTCACCCATGACGGCCGGATCACCGACCGGTCGGACATCCTGGTCGCCCCCAATTTTCCCTTGCCGCCGCCGCCGGCCATCGCCAGCGCCGATAGGCAGGACGCCGTCTTCATCGAGCCGGGATCGCGCGACGTGATGGGCATCGTCGTCAAGCTCACCGCCTACGACAACCGCTACCTGTTCTACATCCGCCCCTTCGACAAGCAGGTCTCCGGCTATCTGCGCACCACCGAGGAATCGGCGGCCCGCTTCCAGGATCTCGAGGCGACCCGCTTTCCGACGCAGGTCAATTTTGCGCTGCTCTACGCCATCATCGCCCTCAACATGCTCCTCGCGGCGATCTGGATCGGCCTGTCCTTCGCCAACCGGCTCGTCGATCCGATCCGCCGCCTGATCGCCGCGGCGGACCAGGTCGGCAGCGGCAACCTCTATGTGCGGGTGCCGGTCGCGCCCGGCTCGGGTGATCTCGGCAAGCTTGGCGACACCTTCAACAACATGACCGACACGCTGCGCACCCAGCGCAACGAGCTCCTCGGCGCCAACGACCTTCTCGACAGTCGGAGGCGCTTCATCGAGGCCGTGCTGTCGGGCGTCTCGACCGGCGTCATCGGCATCGACGAGGAAGGCCGCATCACCGTCGTCAATCCGCTCGCGGCGCGCTGGATCGGCTCCCGCCAGTCGCCGCTCGGCCGTCCGCTCGCCGAGCTGATGCCGGAGCTCGCCGTCTTCCTGCACGACGCCATGGCCGTGCGCTCGCGGCTGGTGCAGGGGCAGATCACCCTCAACCGGGAGGGGCGCGAGCGCAACATCACCGTGCGCGTCACCAGCGAGCAGTCGAACATGCGCGAGCACGGCTATGTCGTCACCCTCGACGACATCACCGAGCTGGTGGTTGCGCAGCGCAGCTCCGCCTGGGCCGACGTGGCGCGCCGCATCGCCCACGAGATCAAGAATCCGTTGACGCCGATCCAGCTGTCGGCGGAACGCATCCGGCGCAAATACGGCAAGGTGATCGTCGAGGACCGCGAGGTGTTCGACCAGTGCACCAACACGATCGTGCGCCAGGTCGACGACATCAAGCGCATGGTCGACGAATTCTCCTCCTTCGCCCGCATGCCGAAGCCCTCGATCGAGCGGGAGGATTTCGGGGAGATGGTCAGGCAGGTCGTCTTCATGATGCGCATCGGCTATCCCGACATCGCCTTCACCTTCGAGCCGCCGCAGGAACCGATCCTCGCCCGCTTCGACCGGCGGCTGCTCTCGCAGGCGGTGACGAACATCGTGAAGAATGCCACCGAAGCGATCACCGGCCTGCCGGAGGCGCTGCGCGAGCCGGGGCAGATCACCGTCTCGGTTGTGCGTGACGGCACAAACGTTGCGGTGCAGGTGATCGACAATGGCATCGGCCTGCCGAAGGAGAATCGGCAGAAATTGCTCGAACCCTATGTCACCACTCGTGAAAAGGGCACCGGCCTTGGTCTGGCCATTGTCGGCAAGATCATGGAGGAGCATGGCGGCGGCATCGAACTGCTGGATGCCCCGTCCGTCGCGAGCGGCGGCCACGGCGCGATGATGCGTCTGTGGCTTCCGACCGACGACGACAGCAGCGTGGCGGCGTGA
- the dusB gene encoding tRNA dihydrouridine synthase DusB, which translates to MLGNDAAALAREPEDTVLRIGPLQLANRVILAPMSGVTDAVLRRIARRCGAGLVISEMVASDRLAAGDEEARLRAEGPGGGLHVVQLAGCDARWMGEAARVAVGSGADVIDINMGCPAKRVTGGWSGSALMRDLDHALTLVDATVSAVSVPVTVKMRLGWDETSLNAPELARRAEHAGAAMITVHGRTRMQFYKGRADWGAIRAVKQAVTIPVVANGDCRDLSDALAMLQHSGADAVMVGRAAQGQPWLPGHLARELAAGHALPAPSAQAQKELALEHYEGLLGLYGSRQGVRHARKHLASAMDTARARFGGGREALRHAALTGEDPGAVAENFIAFFASLERMAA; encoded by the coding sequence ATGCTGGGCAATGACGCGGCTGCCTTGGCGCGAGAGCCGGAAGATACGGTCCTGCGCATAGGTCCCCTGCAACTGGCCAATCGCGTCATTCTCGCGCCGATGTCGGGTGTGACGGATGCGGTGCTGCGTCGCATCGCCCGTCGCTGCGGCGCAGGCCTCGTCATCTCGGAAATGGTGGCGAGCGACCGGCTTGCCGCGGGCGACGAGGAAGCCCGCTTGCGGGCGGAAGGGCCCGGCGGCGGCCTGCATGTCGTCCAGCTCGCCGGATGCGATGCCCGCTGGATGGGGGAGGCGGCACGCGTCGCGGTCGGCTCCGGCGCCGACGTCATCGACATCAACATGGGTTGCCCTGCCAAGCGCGTCACCGGCGGCTGGTCGGGTTCCGCGCTGATGCGCGACCTCGACCATGCGCTGACGCTGGTCGATGCGACGGTGTCCGCCGTTTCCGTGCCCGTGACGGTGAAGATGCGTCTGGGGTGGGACGAGACATCCCTCAACGCGCCGGAACTCGCCCGCCGGGCGGAACATGCCGGCGCCGCGATGATCACCGTGCACGGACGCACCCGCATGCAGTTCTACAAGGGGCGCGCCGACTGGGGCGCGATCCGGGCGGTCAAGCAGGCCGTCACCATTCCCGTCGTCGCCAACGGCGACTGCCGCGATCTCTCGGACGCGCTGGCGATGCTGCAGCATTCGGGCGCGGATGCGGTGATGGTGGGACGCGCCGCCCAGGGACAGCCCTGGTTGCCGGGCCATCTTGCCCGCGAGCTTGCCGCCGGGCACGCCCTGCCGGCACCGTCGGCGCAGGCCCAGAAGGAACTGGCGCTGGAGCATTACGAAGGACTGCTGGGGCTTTACGGTTCCCGGCAGGGCGTGCGGCATGCCCGCAAGCATCTGGCGTCCGCCATGGATACGGCGCGGGCACGCTTCGGGGGCGGCAGGGAAGCGCTGCGCCACGCCGCCTTGACGGGCGAGGATCCCGGCGCGGTCGCTGAAAATTTCATCGCGTTTTTCGCAAGTCTCGAACGGATGGCGGCATGA